From Streptomyces griseorubiginosus, one genomic window encodes:
- a CDS encoding alpha/beta hydrolase: MVSIRGGRKRVVTGVVSALTAGLALGAFTLSGTAEGTAGTGEAGPRPRPTVVLEHGAFADGSSWNGVIAALRADGYPVVAAANPLRGPASDAAALRTVLDHVKGPEILVGHSYGGNVISAAATGDAQVKALVYVAAFLPAPGESALELTGRYPGSTLPGALDPVTYSQADGTTATDLYIQQDKFRHQFAADVPADRAALMAAAQRPVAQSALEEKATSAAWRTIPSWDIVTTRDLNIPVAVQRYMAERAHARTTEVAASHSVAVSHPRLVADVIERAARSTVH; encoded by the coding sequence GTGGTGAGCATCAGAGGTGGACGCAAGCGCGTGGTGACCGGTGTGGTCTCGGCGCTCACGGCAGGGCTCGCGCTGGGCGCGTTCACCCTGAGCGGCACCGCCGAGGGCACGGCGGGGACCGGCGAGGCGGGCCCGCGCCCCCGGCCGACCGTCGTCCTGGAGCACGGCGCCTTCGCCGACGGCTCCAGCTGGAACGGCGTGATCGCCGCACTGCGCGCCGACGGCTACCCGGTCGTCGCCGCCGCCAACCCCCTGCGCGGCCCCGCCTCCGACGCCGCCGCCCTGCGGACCGTCCTGGACCACGTGAAGGGTCCCGAGATCCTGGTCGGTCACTCCTACGGCGGCAACGTCATCAGCGCGGCGGCCACCGGCGACGCCCAGGTCAAGGCGCTGGTCTACGTCGCCGCGTTCCTCCCCGCGCCCGGGGAGAGCGCCCTGGAGCTGACCGGCAGGTACCCCGGCTCCACGCTCCCGGGCGCCCTGGACCCCGTCACCTACAGCCAGGCCGACGGCACCACCGCCACCGACCTGTACATCCAGCAGGACAAGTTCCGCCACCAGTTCGCCGCCGACGTCCCGGCCGACCGGGCCGCGCTGATGGCCGCCGCACAGCGCCCCGTCGCACAGTCGGCCCTGGAGGAGAAGGCCACCTCCGCCGCCTGGCGGACCATCCCGTCCTGGGACATCGTCACCACCCGTGACCTCAACATCCCCGTGGCGGTGCAGCGTTACATGGCCGAGCGCGCACACGCCCGCACGACCGAGGTCGCCGCCTCCCACTCGGTCGCCGTGTCCCACCCGCGTCTCGTGGCCGACGTCATCGAGCGGGCCGCCCGCTCGACGGTCCACTGA
- a CDS encoding TetR/AcrR family transcriptional regulator, which yields MLAADPGTSIAGIAAEAGVDRRTVYRRFASREDLLAAIYEARLTAIEKAIEDARLREAPVAVALHRYVENIIAVNRTWPVDLARMLADESVHARRDACIAEVDAFLDRATAEGLLRPDVPGGWTGALLPQLMHLVSRQLPRLSPAQAADVVVDTLLNGLGRS from the coding sequence ATGCTCGCCGCCGACCCGGGCACGAGCATCGCCGGTATCGCGGCGGAGGCGGGCGTGGACCGGCGTACCGTCTACCGGCGTTTCGCCTCCCGCGAGGACCTGCTCGCCGCCATCTACGAAGCCCGTCTGACGGCGATCGAGAAGGCCATCGAGGACGCGCGGCTGCGTGAGGCGCCGGTGGCCGTCGCCCTGCACCGCTACGTCGAGAACATCATCGCCGTCAACCGCACCTGGCCCGTCGACCTCGCCCGCATGCTCGCCGACGAGTCGGTCCACGCCCGCCGCGACGCCTGCATCGCCGAGGTCGACGCCTTCCTGGACCGCGCCACCGCCGAGGGCCTCCTGCGCCCGGACGTCCCCGGCGGCTGGACCGGCGCTCTCCTGCCCCAGCTCATGCACCTGGTGTCACGTCAACTGCCCCGGCTGAGCCCCGCGCAGGCCGCGGACGTCGTCGTCGACACCCTGCTGAACGGCCTCGGCCGCTCCTGA
- a CDS encoding prephenate dehydratase has protein sequence MTTVAYQGEPGSNSATAAHTLYPRCAEQPCTSFEQALDAVTLGTADVAVIPVDNSAAGRVADVHHLLPESGLFIVAEHFLAIRFDLMGVPGATADQVECVRSHVHALGQCRKVLREGGWRTLVSDDTAGAAREVAELGDPRHAALAPPAAAERYGLDVLRAGVEDDPDNTTRFVVLSRDAVVAPDTGRPTMTSLFFSVRNIPSALFKALGGFATSGVNLTKIESYQVGAGLDASRFYVEIEGHPDERHVALALHELGFFSTEVRILGVYPAHPHRSRTAVAASGAAEAVQQGVDDDVRGLRGAQPGQLT, from the coding sequence GTGACGACCGTCGCGTACCAAGGTGAACCCGGATCCAACTCGGCGACCGCCGCGCACACCCTGTACCCCCGGTGCGCCGAGCAGCCCTGCACGAGCTTCGAGCAGGCCCTGGACGCGGTGACCCTCGGCACCGCCGACGTGGCCGTCATCCCGGTCGACAACTCCGCGGCCGGACGCGTGGCCGACGTGCACCATCTGCTGCCCGAGTCGGGGCTGTTCATCGTCGCCGAGCACTTCCTCGCCATCCGCTTCGACCTGATGGGCGTGCCCGGGGCGACCGCGGACCAGGTGGAGTGCGTACGCAGTCACGTCCACGCCCTCGGGCAGTGCCGCAAGGTGCTGCGGGAGGGCGGCTGGCGCACCCTCGTCAGCGACGACACCGCCGGCGCGGCGCGCGAGGTGGCCGAGCTCGGCGACCCGCGGCACGCGGCGCTCGCCCCGCCCGCGGCGGCCGAGCGGTACGGCCTCGACGTGCTGCGCGCCGGGGTCGAGGACGACCCCGACAACACCACCCGGTTCGTCGTCCTGTCCCGGGACGCCGTCGTGGCCCCGGACACCGGGCGGCCGACGATGACGAGCCTGTTCTTCTCCGTGCGCAACATCCCCAGCGCGCTGTTCAAGGCGCTAGGCGGGTTCGCCACCAGCGGGGTGAACCTCACGAAGATCGAGAGCTACCAGGTCGGCGCGGGGCTCGACGCCAGCCGCTTCTACGTCGAGATCGAGGGCCACCCGGACGAGCGGCACGTCGCCCTCGCCCTGCACGAACTGGGCTTTTTCTCCACCGAGGTGCGGATCCTCGGCGTCTACCCCGCCCACCCGCACCGCTCCCGTACCGCCGTGGCCGCCTCAGGAGCGGCCGAGGCCGTTCAGCAGGGTGTCGACGACGACGTCCGCGGCCTGCGCGGGGCTCAGCCGGGGCAGTTGACGTGA